The region TGTGCTATCGTCTTTCACGCAAAGGCCCCTTCGCTGGCAGTTCGCTTGTCTCGCAACGGCGTTCTACCATGAAGCGGGCCTTTGTCTTACAGGCTTCGTGAATTATTCAGGCTAAGGCCGTGGTCTTCGGAGAGCTCACACAACGCCCAGTGATCGAGGTAGACAGCCGGAGCATCAAAGCTTTGGCGTACGTGCAGCTTGGAACCGTCGATTTCCAGCTTCATCGGCATGCTCGATGCCTAACGTCCGCCATCAGCGGCAGGAACCGGCGGACGAAGGCTAGACACCTGCCTCGACCGATTAGCCGTCACTCTCATCGCGCCACGCCGCAGCATTCAGGCGCTCAACAGCTGCGTAGTAACGGACGCGTGAAGTCTCCGGAGCGTCGTCGAGGTTAACAGCATCAAATATCAATTCCGCAACAAGTGAGCCAATGGCATGAATAGCATCGTGTCTCGATAGCCCCTCCTTCGTCAAGCGCAACACCGCTCGAACAACCGGATCGTCATTCAACGCCAGTTGGTTCTCAACAACCACGTGAATGCTCGCGTGGGCTCGACGCGCAGCTTTGGGGATCGAGACTCGCGCGTCGCGGTGGTAATGTTCAACCAACACGATCCTCACGCTCTCATCGAGCGCGAGCCAGTCACTCCCAATCGGAGCAACTTCAGGATCGTACCGTTCCATCCCGGATCCGCGTGTTGGTGACGGCTAACGTCGCGCATAACCGGCGCGAAACAGTGGCGCGCAGCGCCGCTGTTTCGCGTCCGCGTTCAGCGCGCGGTTAGCCGTCACTGTGTCCAACAACAACCAGCGCGACGTAGGGAGAGACGTTGAACAGTAGAACGCCAACCTTGTAAACCGCCATGCCACCATAGTGAATCGCGTCAAAGCGCTCTTCAGATAGCTGGAACCAACGACCGTGGAGCCGAAACATCCAGGCGTGAGCCAGACGAAACGCAAGGAACCAGCACAGCAACACGCCGTAGTTGATTACGAGACACCAGAGCAAGAAATGTTTCGCCGTCTCGACACTCATTGCATGCCCTCCTGCCGGCCAACAAGTTGAAGTCATGTCAGCCATCGGCTAATAGGGTATTACCGGAGCCCCACCCTGGCAATTGGGACAACGACATTGGGACATCGACGCTGGAACACATCGGTTCCGTTTGCGCCGTATACGTGTCCGCAGTCTGGCAAGGCACTCCATTCGATATGAACGCTGGCAGAAGTCGTTGCCTGCTACGCCCCTGTGGCCAGCGCAGCGTTGGCGGTTCCGATTCACGTAACCCACCTGCGTCGTCTTCGTGCTTCCGCTGGCGAATAACGGCATTGGCGCGACCTTGTGACGGCTAACGTTGCGCATAACCTGCCGGACAACAGCAAGCGAAGCGCCGCTGTTGGACGGTCAGGTTCATGCGCGGGTTAGGCCCCATTTGGCTGAAATGTTTGTGCCACGTCGAATACCCTTTTCGCGATCCTACGATCCCAGCCGAGACGTAACAAATTGCCCACCCGCAAGCGCTCTACTTTCGCTCGGATTAAGATCAACTCGCAAACAAACTCTTGGGTAACGTACCAGCTATGCTTGGCTGGCCCACCGCTTTCGATGAACTGCTCCTGAAGGTACTCGTTCGCCCACCTGATGGCGTCAGCTAGGAGCGACTCTAGTTCGGTGAGCGTAGTGATTTCTGCGAGACCGGCCAATTCAATCAGATCTGACAATGCGTCACTATCGGAAAGATTCGGGTCTTCGGGTTCGTCGAAGTCGAAACCTATCTCGGCCGCAATAGCAGACAACTCAGCAACGATTGGCGACTTCGTCATAAACTGACCAACTGAAAGATAGTCGAGAGGGAGGCGCGTATCTCCCGCTGACAGTTGGTTGCTGATAGCACGCGTAAGGTTGCCTGAAGCGTCACGGAGCGATACGAATTCATCGTCGGCCAACTCGAAAAGCGCGGAGAGTCGGAACAGCTTGCGTCGTAGGGAGGCGGGGACATCTCCTTCGCGCTTGTACTGTAGCTTGTGTGAAATCGCGGCCCACGCGTGCTGAAGGACCGTCCGCACCTGTATCTCTGCCTTGAGATCAGTGAAATTTTCCCATTCACGAAGAAGCGATCTTTTCTCCGAGAGACGAATAATGTAGTGAGCCGACCGATAGCCAAATTCTGACGCCTGAGACGCGTGTTCGACGGACTGCTGAGAATCGACAAGAAACTCAGACTCAATCAAGCGTCCGATCGATATTGGGGCCGAGCGTCCGCTGCAACGCGCGGTTATGCGAGGGGCCGCATAGCGAACAGCCATCGAGCCGACTACGCATCAGACTACTCCGATCCTTCGCACGAGCCATGCGGCCCCTGTTCAGCCGGCCCGCCCGCGGGAGCGCCACGGTTCCCGAGATCACCATCCGAGCACGCGGAAGTACCCAGTCGCCCAAACGCGAGCACCGGCCATGACGATGCTACGCGGCACTTCGTTCGCAGCCAAGCTCTTGGCATACAGTTTCTTCGATCGACTCGACTGCCACGCCGCTCATTGGACCGACTGAGGACGTTCCCCGAGGGCGCTGACCGATGGCGTCCCAAGTTCGCCTACCTTCATGAAAGACGGGCTCCGCTTATTTTGTCCAGCGAGCACGGCTGCCTCAGCCTGGATGCCCAGACGTGCGGTGCGATCGTTCCGGCAGCGACGCGGACTCCGTTGCCGCCAGCTGCGTGTTGGACCATGCCGCATACGACGACGGGGCTGACGCATAACGACCGCCATCAGCGGCAGGAGAGAGCAAGCGAAGCGCCGCTCTCGACTGTCCGCTGCATGGCACGGTTAGCCCTCAGTGCGTGACTGCCAGCGAGTTGGGCTTCTTCGACCACGCATACACGCGATAACAATGATTGACTCCGGATAGACCCGGTAGAACACTGAATAGGGAAATCTTCGCATCGGTGCGCGCCGCGTATCCCGATGAACAACCTGAAAGACTTGCGGACCCTCAGCAATACGTTCCAGGGTAGCCCTCAGCTCGTCCCGAAACTCCGCACCCAGGCCCGGACGTTGACGTTCGTACCAGACATATGCTTCCGAGACATCGGCCTCGGCCGCTGCGCGAAACAGTACGGCCTTCACGAACGCAAGCGGTCAAGACGATTAAGTACTTCTTCCGCTGGAATGCCTACGGGACCTTCACGATCGAGTTCGTTAATCCGACGATCCAGCTCAGCGCGCTGATCATCCGTGAATGGGATGGCCTCTGGGGTGGAAGAGAGGCTGTCCCAAAGAAGCTCAATGAGCTCGAGCCTTTGAGTAGGGCTCAGTGCCTGAATATCGATCATGACCAACCTCCGTCTCAGGGCTTCAGTTTACCCTTGGCAGGGCGCGGATGCTTCCTGAGGGCTAACTTCTATTTATGGAAAGCAAAAAAATCGGATAAGCGCTTCGTGGGCCATAAATACGCTCATAAACGGGCTTATCGTCTCAACAATCGTACACCCGATCGACATCCATATGCCGATCGGGTTGCACGCAGGTTGCCGGTATGCCCAAGCAGCCTGGGCGCATGATGGACAGGTCTTTGGCGGGACTGAAGCAGCCCAGGCGCCAGGGAACGATGCCCGAGCGGCGGCTACTTCCCCGGCACCCAGATCCGGTTGCCGGCGCCGGCCAGGTCGAGCATGAGCTGGTTCAGCCGCTTCACGAACGAGCCGGGGTCCTCCAGGCTTCCGCCTTCGGCGAGCAGCGCCTGTTCGAACAGGATGCTGCTCCAGTCGGCGAAGCGCTCCTTGCCGATCTCTTCCTTCAGGCGCTGCACCAGCGGATGGCTCGGATTGATCTCGAGGATCGGCTTGGAGCCGGGCACGCGCTGGCCAGCAGCCTTCAGCAGCCGCTCGAGGTTCGCGCTCATGTCGTTCTGGTCGGCCACCAGGCAGGCAGGAGACTCGGTCAGGCGGTTGGTGGCGCGCGCTTCCTTGATCCGCTCGCCCAGCGACTGCTTGATCGCCTCGAGCAGCTCCTTCAGCTCGCCGGCATCCTGCTTGGCCTTGCGATCGTCCTCGTCGGCCAGCACGCCGAGATCGAGATCGCCGCGAGCGACCGAGACGAGTTTCTTGCCCTCGTATTCGGTCAGGCTCGCCACCAGCCACTCGTCGACGCGGTCGTACATGAGAAGCACCTCGATGCCTTTCTTGCGGAACACTTCGAGGTGCGGGCTGTTGCGCGCCGCGTTGAAGCTATCGGCGGTAACGTAGTAGATCGCCTCCTGCCCGTGCTTCATGCGGGCGATATAGTCGTCGAGCGAAACGTCCTGCGTTTCCTTCCCGCCATGGGTGGAGGCGAAGCGCAGCAGCTTGGCGATCCGATCGCGGTTGGCGGAGTCCTCGCCGACGCCTTCCTTGAGCACGCGGCCGAACGCCTGCCAGAATTTCTCGTACTTCTCCTTGTCGCCCTGCGTCAGCTCGTCGAGCATGCCGAGCACGCGCTTCACCACCCCGGCGCGGATGGCTTCCACGTCCTTCGATTCCTGCAGGATCTCGCGCGAGACGTTGAGCGGCAGGTCGTTGGAATCGATCACGCCGCGCACGAAGCGCAGGTACGGTGGGGTCAGGTGCTCGGCGTCGTCCATGATGAACACGCGCCGCACGTAGAGCTTGAGCCCCTTGCGGTGCTCGCGGTCCCACAGATCGAACGGAGCATGCGCCGGCAGGTAGAGCAGCGCCGTGTATTCGTGCCGGCCCTCGACCCGTGCATGGCTGTAGGCGAGCGGCGCTTCGAAATCGTGCGCGACGTGCTTGTAGAACTCGTCGTATTGCTCCGGCGTGATCTCGGATTTGCTGCGCGCCCACAACGCGGAGGCCTGGTTCACGGTCTCCTCGCCGGCGTCCGAGCTCACGGCGCCCTTCTCGTTGTCCCATGCCTCCTTCTGCATCCGGATCGGGATCATGATGTGATCGGAATAGCGGCGGACGATCTCGCGCAGCTTCCAGCCGGACAGGAAATCGCTCTCGTCTGCACGCAGATGCAGAGTTACGTCGGTGCCGCGCCCGGGCTTTTCCACCGCTTCGATGGTGTACTCGCCCTCGCCGCCCGACTCCCAGCGCACACCTTCCGAGGCTGGCAAGCCGGCACGCCGGGTAACCAGCGTGACCCGGTCCGCGACCACGAACGCCGAATAGAAGCCGACCCCGAATTGCCCGATGAGATTGGCATCCTTCGCCTGGTCGCCGGTGAGACGGTCGAAGAATTCGCGCGTGCCGGATTTTGCGATGGTGCCGATGTGCTCGATCACCTCGTCGCGCGACATGCCGATGCCGTTGTCCGAGACGGTGATCGTGCCGGCTTCCTTGTCGAAGCTCACCCGGATTTGCAGCTCGGGATCCGATTCGTACAGATCCTTGTTCGACAGGGCTTCGAAACGCAGCTTGTCGCAGGCGTCGGAAGCGTTGGAGATCAGCTCCCGCAGGAAGATCTCCTTGTTGCTGTAAAGCGAATGCGTCACCAGACGCAGCAGTTGCTTGACCTCGGCTTGAAAGCCCAAGGTCTCCTTGGTCTTGGTATCGGTGCTCATGACGGATCCTCCGCGAACGACCATTTCAGATGCGGGCAAGACCGGGATTTTCAACCATTCCGTGCCGAATGGTGAAGATCCCTGCTCGGCCTTCGCGCTGCCCGCCCCCTGTTCCGACGCCGCGGCGGCCGCAGCCATGCGCCGGCTGACGATCATGAGCGGGATTCCGAGCGCGAGCACGCCGAGACCGAGGCGGGCGCCCAGGCTCCCGGCCGTCTCGATTGTGAGCGCGTAGTCGATGCAGGAAACCAGCATGTAGGCGCAAGCCGCGCAGAAAACGAGCGGCGAAAGCGGAAAAAGCGGCACGCGGAAGTGCGCGCCGTCGCTCGGGGCCTGGCGGCGCAGGACGAACAGCGCCATGCCGATCAGCAGGAAGAACAGCCAGAATGCCGGCGCCGCATAAGCAACCAGGGTCTCGAAACCGTCCGGCGTGGTTGCCGCCAACAGCACCATGACGAGTGCGATGGACCCCTGCCACAACAACCCGCGCAGCGGCGCATTGGTGCCGGCGTGCCAGCGACCAAGGAACGCGAACAGGGGCTGATCGCAGCCGAACGCGTAATATTGGTGCGCGCACCGGTGAACACGGTGGCGTTCAACGTCGCCGCCGAAGCCACCATCACCAACAAGCTCACGACCGCGGCATCGGCCGCCCCGAACACCGCCTGCACGAGATCCGCGGCAGGCGCGCGCGCACCGCGCAGGCCCTCCAGCCCGAGCACGCGCAGATAGGCGGAATTCATGGCGAGGTAGATGGCCGTCACCGCTACGATGCCGATCACCAGTGCCCGCACGATGTTGCGCCTGAGCTCCTTCAGCTCCCCGCCGAGATACGCCGCCTCGTTCCAGCCGCCGTAGGTCAACATCACGAAGATGACGGCAAGGCCGGTAAACGCAGCCGTGGGCTCCTGCGCCATCGGATTCGGCGCTAGAGCGCGCGGCACATCGGCCATCAGGCCGGCCGCGACGATAACGACGATCGCTCCGGCCAGCGCAATCGTGAGCACGTTCTGCAACCATTTGCCGTGCGACGTGCCGCTCACGTTGAGCGCCGTGATGACGATCACGATCAGGCCGGCGTACAGCGCCGTGCCGTGCGTGCCGAGCGGCGCCAGGCGGGAGGCGTAGTCGGCGAATACGAACGCGAGCGCGGCGATGGCCCCGGTTTGCACCACGCTCATGCGCGACCAGGCGAACAGGAATGCGAGCTGCTCGCCGTAGGCAAGGCGCAGGAAATGATACTCCCCGCCGGCGTGCGGGAAGCGGCTCGCGAGCTCCGCATAGCACAGCGCACCGGCGATCGAGATGAGCCCGCCGGCCAGCCACAACAGCATGAAAACCGTTTCGCTTTGGACCTGGGTGGCGACGATCGCCGGCGCACGGAATATGCCGGCGCCCAGCATGATGCCTACGATGAGCGCGCAGGCATCGAACAGCGAGAGTGTCTTGCGGGGCGCCGCCGGCAAGCCCGATTCAGCGGCCATCCCCATGCAATCTCCTGGCTACAGCGACGAGCCCAGGTCGAGCTTGCCGGGCGCCGTGCGCTTGGCAGTGAAGACCGCCTGATCGACCTTCTTGCCCGCATGCACGCGCAGCGTGCCGTTGATGGTGTCGCCCTGCAGGCGGCCGTTGAATTCGTGGCGCACAGCGCTCGCCCCGCTGCCGACTGTGAGCCAGAACGTGACATCCTCGCCCCGCACCCGCGCGCCCTGGAGCTGGGCGGCGCGATCATCGATGCGCGCGTTGCCGCTCAGCATCTGGAAGCGCTGGCTGAGATCGAGATCGACCGCAAGGGTATGGCCACCGACCGGCGCACGAATCTGCCACTTGCCGGCGGCATTGGCCGGTACGTACCAGAGATAGATGTAGCTCGTGCCGGGATTGCCGACCGATTTTTCCGGCACCGACAGCGTATCGTTGTCGTCGGGTTGCCACTCGCCCATGTGGTAGTCGTGGGCGACCACGCGGGTACCGGGCTTCAGGCGCAGAATCTTCGGCCGCAGTTTCTCGTTCATCTCCGGCAACAGGTAAGTCGTAATGACCGTCGCCTTGGACAGGTCCGTTTCGAATAGATTCTCCTCGACGAACCGGGCCCGGTCGGCGATCCCTTCCCGCTTGGCGGTATCGTTCGCGCGCTTGAGCAGCACCTCGTCCAGATCGACGCCGAAGCCGCGCGCGCCGAATTTCTTGGCGGCGGTGATCACGATGCGCCCGTCGCCCGAGCCGAGGTCGATGATGTAGTCCTTGGCGTTCACCTTGGCCATGTTCAGCATCGTATCGACCACGATCTGCGGGGTCGGCACGTAGACTACGTCGCCCACACCTTCCTGCGCGCGCGCCACGCCGCTCGCGCCGATCGTGATCAAGCCCGCGATCCATGCCCATCTCGCCCTGTTCATCCGCCTTACCTCCGCACGCTGATCCACCCCGCCACGCGCTGCGAATGTGCAGCGCCTCGTTTCGTTCGCTTCATTGCACGCCGCTGCCCGCCTTGAGCTCGGCGAGCTTCGGATCGATCTCGGGCCCGATCGCCACCTTGCCGCCCACGCGGCGCGCCCGCCAGGCGATGGCACGCTCGTTGGGTGCGGTCTTGAGCGTGCCCTCGATCGAATCGCCCACGACGCGCCCGGAGAACTCCTGCACCGTGGCGCTTCCCGCTGCGCTCGGCAGGCGCGCCTCGAACGTGAGCTGCGGACCGACCAGCTTCACGCCTTCGAGCGGCAGGCGCGAATCGCCGGCCTCGATGCTGCCCTCGGCGAACTGGAACTTCTGCGCAAGCCGGAGCGTGATCTCCTGCGGTTTGGGCGAGGTGCGTACGGTCGCGCTCCATTCGCCGGTAACGTTCGCAGGCACTACCCAATAGAACACCTTGCTGACGGGGTCGCGTCCGACGGTCTTGCCGGGAGCCTCGAGCTTGAATTGCGCGTCCGGCTTCCATTCGCCCATGTCGTAGTCGTGCGAGACGATGCGGGTTCCGGGCTTGAGCTCGCGCAAAAGCTTGGGGCGCACCATGAGGTTCACTTCGGGGAGCAGGTAGATGCTCATCACCGTTGCCCGGTGGACGTCGGTCTTGTACAGGTCGCGCGCATAGAACACGGCCCGATCGGCCACGCCTTCCTTGGCCGCGTTGGCGTTGGCGAGCCGCACCAGCCGCGCATCGTGATCGACGCCGAAGCCACGTGCGCCGTACTCCTTGGCCGCAGTAATCACCATGCGCCCGTCGCCTGAGCCCAGGTCGATGACATAGTCCTTGGGACCGACCTTCGCCGTCTCGAGCATGGCCTTGACGACGTTGGCCGGCGTCTGCACATAAGGGGTGTCGCCGAAATCCTGTGCGTTCGCGGACCACGCGAGCGTGCAGCAGGCAGCCAGGAGCGCGTCTCGGACGCGCCGGGAAATTGCGGGGGAAAATCGGGGATTCAAGTCGTTGACCTCATCGTCTGGTGTCGGCGCGGGAGCGGAGGAAGAAAGCTCGCAAGCGCCCAATCTCATCGCGCGCCGCCCGATGGTTGCGCTAACGCACGACCGGCCTCGTTCGCCGANNNNNNNNNNNNNNNNNNNNNNNCGCCGATGATGCGAGAAGCCGGCGCCAAGGCGCCGGTGATGCGAGAGGCCGGCGCCAAGGCGCCGGTGATGCGAGAAGCCGGCGCCAAGGCGCCGGCGGGGCGAGAAGCGCGCTCGCTGCGCTGCGCCGCCCAGTCGGCGGCGCCCTGCATGCGCGGGCCGCTCAGTATCACGCTGCCGTGAATGCCGTCGCCGCTGGCACGGCCGCTGAATTCCTGACGCACCGTGCTGCCCTTGATTTCGCCCACCACGGTGAAGCTGATCCGGTCGCCCTGCAGGCGAACGTCCTGAACCGGCCGCGCCTGCCCGCCGACGCGCAGCGTGGCATCGACCTTCTGGAAGCGTTGGGCTGCAGTGAGCTCGTAGTCGATCGGCTGCCCGCCGATTTCCAGGCGCCAGGTCCAGCGCCCGGCCACATCGGCCGGAACGAACCACAGATAGATCGTGCTCTCGCCGCCGGTGGCGCCGTACTTTTCCTTGGAATAGAGCTTGGCGGTCGCATCCGGAGCCCAGTCCGCCATGTCGAAATCGTGCGAGACGATGCGCGTTCCGGGCTTGAGCTGCGCCAGCAGCCTCGGCCGCAGCTTCAGATTGATCGCGGGGAACAGGTACATCGTCACCACGGTCGCATCGGCCAGATCGGTCTGGAACAGGTCCTGCGCCATGAACGCGACCTTGTCCGAAACGCCTTCGCGGCGCGCGAGCTCCTGGCTGCGGGCGACCAGTTCCGGGTCGTGCTCCACACCGAAACCGCGCGCACCGAAGCTGCGGGCCGCTTCACGCACGATGCGCCCGTCGCCCGAACCGAGATCGATCACGTAGTCGTTGGGCCCGGTCTTCGCGAGCGTCAACATGCGATGAACGACATCGGGCGGGGTCGGGACGAACGGTGCCTGGGGATGCGCCGCGGCCGGCACCTGCGAATGCGCCGGGGCCGGCGAAAGCGCGAGCGCTGCGGCGGGCAATAGCAGAAACAACAGCAAGCGCTGCGGCATGCAGGCGCGCAGCGCCTCGCATCGGCGCGCGCTCATGCTCGCCTGGCGGATGCAACTCTGGTAGATTCCCACGCCGATTCGTTCTCGCTGCACGCGGGCCTGTCGTGGAGGCCGCAATGATGTCGGCAGCCGGTCGAGTCACGACGGAACAACATGCGGCGCCATACCGCCAGCGGCTCCACCAACCCGGCCCAGTGCCGGAAAAGCGCGACGATTATACATCCCGCCTCATGGCTGCGCTCTACGCGATCATCTTCGTAACCGGCGGCGCTACGCTCGCCCTGGAATTGCTCGCCTCGCGGGTGATGACGCCCTATTTCGGCGTGAGCCTCTACATCTGGACCGGCATTCTGTCGATCACGCTGGTCGCGCTCGCGCTCGGCTATTGGGCCGGCGGCCGGGCGGCCGCAATCCTGGCCGCGGACAATCGTTCCGAGCGGCTGTACAGCATGTTTCTGCTCATGCCGGCGCTGAGCGCACTGGCGCTGGTCGGCGCGTGCCTCATGTACCCGCACGTTTTCCCGCTGCTGGCGGGCGAGGATCTGGTGGCGGGCTCGTTCATCGCCTGCGTCATCCTGCTCGGCGTGCCGCTGGTCACGACCTCGGCCATGAACCCCCTGCTGATTGCCATCCGGGTGCGGCAGGCGGCGGCCCGGGTGCATGCCGATGCCGGCGCAGGGCGCGTCTTCTTCGTCAGCACCGTGGGCTCGGTTGCCGGCGTGGTGGTGACGGCGTTCGGGCTGATTCCGCGCTTCTCGAACTTCGTTTCGCTGCTGATCGTGGCGTTGTGCCTGTCGCTGCTGCCGATGCTGGCCTTGCTGCCTGCGTCGCAACGGCCCGCCGGAAGGCGTGGCTTGTTGGCCACCAGCGCAGTCGCGATCGTCGCCGCGGCCGCACTGCTGTGGCGGGCCGATGCCTACCTGGGACGCATGTGGCCAGTGAAGTACTCGGGGCTGGACTGGACCATCGAGGCGCGC is a window of Betaproteobacteria bacterium DNA encoding:
- a CDS encoding type II toxin-antitoxin system RelE/ParE family toxin, with the protein product MKAVLFRAAAEADVSEAYVWYERQRPGLGAEFRDELRATLERIAEGPQVFQVVHRDTRRAPMRRFPYSVFYRVYPESIIVIACMRGRRSPTRWQSRTEG
- the htpG gene encoding molecular chaperone HtpG produces the protein MSTDTKTKETLGFQAEVKQLLRLVTHSLYSNKEIFLRELISNASDACDKLRFEALSNKDLYESDPELQIRVSFDKEAGTITVSDNGIGMSRDEVIEHIGTIAKSGTREFFDRLTGDQAKDANLIGQFGVGFYSAFVVADRVTLVTRRAGLPASEGVRWESGGEGEYTIEAVEKPGRGTDVTLHLRADESDFLSGWKLREIVRRYSDHIMIPIRMQKEAWDNEKGAVSSDAGEETVNQASALWARSKSEITPEQYDEFYKHVAHDFEAPLAYSHARVEGRHEYTALLYLPAHAPFDLWDREHRKGLKLYVRRVFIMDDAEHLTPPYLRFVRGVIDSNDLPLNVSREILQESKDVEAIRAGVVKRVLGMLDELTQGDKEKYEKFWQAFGRVLKEGVGEDSANRDRIAKLLRFASTHGGKETQDVSLDDYIARMKHGQEAIYYVTADSFNAARNSPHLEVFRKKGIEVLLMYDRVDEWLVASLTEYEGKKLVSVARGDLDLGVLADEDDRKAKQDAGELKELLEAIKQSLGERIKEARATNRLTESPACLVADQNDMSANLERLLKAAGQRVPGSKPILEINPSHPLVQRLKEEIGKERFADWSSILFEQALLAEGGSLEDPGSFVKRLNQLMLDLAGAGNRIWVPGK
- a CDS encoding methyltransferase domain-containing protein, which codes for MNRARWAWIAGLITIGASGVARAQEGVGDVVYVPTPQIVVDTMLNMAKVNAKDYIIDLGSGDGRIVITAAKKFGARGFGVDLDEVLLKRANDTAKREGIADRARFVEENLFETDLSKATVITTYLLPEMNEKLRPKILRLKPGTRVVAHDYHMGEWQPDDNDTLSVPEKSVGNPGTSYIYLWYVPANAAGKWQIRAPVGGHTLAVDLDLSQRFQMLSGNARIDDRAAQLQGARVRGEDVTFWLTVGSGASAVRHEFNGRLQGDTINGTLRVHAGKKVDQAVFTAKRTAPGKLDLGSSL
- a CDS encoding methyltransferase domain-containing protein gives rise to the protein MRLGACELSSSAPAPTPDDEVNDLNPRFSPAISRRVRDALLAACCTLAWSANAQDFGDTPYVQTPANVVKAMLETAKVGPKDYVIDLGSGDGRMVITAAKEYGARGFGVDHDARLVRLANANAAKEGVADRAVFYARDLYKTDVHRATVMSIYLLPEVNLMVRPKLLRELKPGTRIVSHDYDMGEWKPDAQFKLEAPGKTVGRDPVSKVFYWVVPANVTGEWSATVRTSPKPQEITLRLAQKFQFAEGSIEAGDSRLPLEGVKLVGPQLTFEARLPSAAGSATVQEFSGRVVGDSIEGTLKTAPNERAIAWRARRVGGKVAIGPEIDPKLAELKAGSGVQ
- a CDS encoding methyltransferase domain-containing protein, translating into MQRERIGVGIYQSCIRQASMSARRCEALRACMPQRLLLFLLLPAAALALSPAPAHSQVPAAAHPQAPFVPTPPDVVHRMLTLAKTGPNDYVIDLGSGDGRIVREAARSFGARGFGVEHDPELVARSQELARREGVSDKVAFMAQDLFQTDLADATVVTMYLFPAINLKLRPRLLAQLKPGTRIVSHDFDMADWAPDATAKLYSKEKYGATGGESTIYLWFVPADVAGRWTWRLEIGGQPIDYELTAAQRFQKVDATLRVGGQARPVQDVRLQGDRISFTVVGEIKGSTVRQEFSGRASGDGIHGSVILSGPRMQGAADWAAQRSERASRPAGALAPASRITGALAPASRITGALAPASRIIG